Within the Enoplosus armatus isolate fEnoArm2 chromosome 9, fEnoArm2.hap1, whole genome shotgun sequence genome, the region GATGAATTACACAACTCAGGAAGCAAGTTTTAAGTCTGACTGTACAGAACTGCATTAGCGTGGGAGTTTCTGGCACAACCTACATGcaaggtgcatggagaaggGAAAGCAATCTTAAAGGGTCAAAACTATAGCAACGCTTGTAGTATTGAGAACATCAGACCAACACGTTTGTAGTAGACCCTGATGACTGTTGACAGTGCTGCCAGTTTGCACACTTGTCATGCATTCCACAGAAGAATTTAAGTGGAGTGCTGTTGTCCTCCTTCTGACTTTAGACCCTAATTATGGCCACAAGCCGactgacaataaagttgttcttaATACTACATGTGTTGCTGTAATTCTTTATGTATAGAACTGAATGAAACCCTGGAAACAGCACGGATAAGAGCGATGAGAGGGAGCCAAAACAGTAATGCTGCAggtcgtaaaaccaaaacaatgagttgaacTCTGGAGTTTGGTGATGATTCTCAGTGGGTGCATCACTACTGGCGAGACCTTTcgcattacacatagtcatttcgtcagttgttaatatgaaaatattgattccAGCAGCTTTGAACTGCATGCTTTGGAATATGATCCGCAGTAATATAGTGTACTATGCTATACAAGTATACTTGATTTGTAGTAGATAAAACATAGAAAATCACCGATGTGGTCTCTCTAAAAGTGTAGGATCCCATCACGTCACAGTTACCTGTTCTGGGTCGTACACCATCAGTCGATTCTGGTACTGAGCTGTGTTTGTCACCCCACCTATAACACAAAGGAACAACACTCTTGGCTTTCGTCACAGAGCAAAGGATTTTGGTACAAGTGTGcataaagaagttaaaaaaatCACATGTCAAGAGCATGCATGTTAATGTGTAGAATCAAGGTAATGTGAGAGTGTGCGAGTATCTCGAGTCCTTTGTCCTCGTCGCTGTATACCTGAGACCCAGAGCAGGTTGTCAGCCACACAGCCGGCGTGGCAGGACAGTGAGCGGTCGAAGGGTTGGACAAACATCCACTTGTTCCTCTTGGGACAGTAGCGCTCCACAGAGGGCAGCACCTGCCTCAGCTCGTTCCTGCCCCCCACTGCGTACAGGTACTGACCCAGAGCACCCAGGACAAAGTGTTCCCTGCAGGCCTTCATGGGGGCAATCTCAGTCCAACAGTTGCCCCTGGGGTCGTATCGACAAGCAGTCCGCACCGCACATGTTCTCCCGGTGGCGTGCTCCACCTCCCCACCcacaacaaacaggaagttcCCCATTACGGCCACACAATGGTGGCTCCGCCCAGTGGGCATGGGTGCCAGCTCGCTCCAGTTCGACCCCCCTGCGACACGTACATGCTCCTGTGCAGCCGGGTTGAAGTACCGCAGCTCCCTGACTCTGCTCACCTCCCGCTTCCGCCCGCCGACTATGTAGAGGGTGAGAGACTGGAAGCGAGGCCTGGTGCGGGCTGACTGCCGGAGGGGCTGGGCGAAGGTGGCGTGGTGGTAGTCCAGGGCCTCCTCCACAAGGGCAGCGGCAGTAGGGCTGGACTGGACCAGAGGGTGGCTACGGGCAAGGTGGTGCAGCGTGGGGACGTCCATCAGGCCGTAGCGGACGTGTTGGAGTAGATCCTCGGTGTACTGGTAGCGACAGTCGTGTTCCAGCCACAGAACAACCAACTAGAGGCAGACCAAGTAGAGAAGAACGGTATCAACAGTTATGGACtgaatcaacagaaaataaagttaaaagtgTCATAACAACTTATAATATAATTCAAATTCAGTATTATACTTTGGGCCCAGTTTACTCATTAGGCGGCAATAATATATGTTTGCTCAGCAGGTCTTAATTAAAAAACAGAGTGACTAAAATATCCACCATTTTGTTGATTTGGCAATTACCAATAGCATTTTTAATGTACAATTTGATGACTATATCAAAATTATTGTGTCATTAAAATATGGTTTAAATTGGGGTACGCCATCTTAACTTCCTTGTGCttattattgattaaatgaCTTGAACCGATCCAATACTGTAGGGGGATCAAGGGGATCCAAAAATAATAACTGTGAAACTTAAGGTTTAGCCGCCTACCGGCCCAAACTCatttcatacagtcccttaaAAGAGGGGTGGAAGGAAGAACTTAGACACAGCAAGAATTCAGTATGAAAAGAACGAAAGATTAGAGGaatgagtggaaaaaaagaaagaatctgAGAAATAAAATGAGTGTAAGACCGCTAATCATAATTATTTTTCTAGACACCCATAGGCTATTGTGGCAAGACTGAGGCAAGCCAGCGCTGCATCCATActtgccaacacacacacacacacacacataagtacTTATTAATCAGCAGCATTCAATATACAGACTGTAAATATCCACAGGCGCCCTCCTTTGTTTAATGCAGGCGGACTGGGTTGCAGAGAAGGGATTTAATTGAACTTGAGAGCGGTGGAAGGTTATTTAGCTGCGACGAGGTGTGAATGTGGGCGAGATGACTGGAGATCACTGATACCATTATCAGGAAAATAAAGTGGGTTTTTAACGTAATCTGTGCAGAGACAGAATTTAGTGCACCGGAATAAAGGCAAGCTTTTGGGGCAGTGTGGCCCGAGAACATGTTGTTTTCAGACAAGGATGACCACAGACCAAATCAGGCAAAGCTCACAGTATCACACCAGAACACCACAGCAGTTGGTGTATGACGTATAGACAAATACTTGATGTGTACTGCGCAGCTTCTCCTTTACTTCCCATTCAATCCACTCTAAAGGTGTGAATATACAACAAACATGCAAGTCAGGATTGTCTTTTTGTGGTATCTGTGCCACTCTCCTGTCTCTACCTCCCTTTCTCTATCGCTCACCccgcctctctcctcctcattgcTCTGAAGtgacagtgtctgtgtgtgtgtgtgtgtgtgtgtgtgagcgtgtgtgtgtgtgtgagcgtgtgcacTACGGCAGCTGACTGTGAAGGTCACGCTGCATCACACAACTTCCTCGGGGCACAGAATAAATcaactccttctccctccttcccctccgcACTGAAAGCGAAAGcgcgagagtgtgtgtgtgtgtgtctgtgtgtgtgtgtgtgtgtgtgtgtgcgtgtctgtgtgtgtgcgtgtctgtgtgtgtgaaaaggagagagtgagaccacaaaagagagggagagagagtgagggaaagaGATAGTGAGGGAATGAGGCAAGGGGAAGgcggggagggggtgggggggtggggggttacaGAAAGGAAAAGCAAAGGATGGCaagaaagaaggggaaaaaaacaaagccagagaaaatgtgatttccAGAGCGCGAGAGACTGTAAGAAAACTCTGAGTGACAATGATTGACGGCCAAGCTATATCAGTCCGGTATTGGCGTGCACACCGACCCCCCCCGCCCACCCCACCCTTTCGGACGACGGCCCCCGCTTGCCGTTCGCTTCCGTCTGATGCCCAAATTAACCTTCTGGGCGAAGTGAAGGAGGCCCAAAGCAGCCTAATCAGAGGCTGATTATGGCGGTGGCGGCTGGCTAAAGGGTCAGGGTAATTGTGCCATCAGAGGCCTGATTGTTTTCAATCAGACGGGCGGCCGAGTGACAGCTGGGGGATTGGGCCCCTGATGGAGCCGCGGTGGGCCTaatcagagaggagaaggggagaaagacagagagggagagaggagaggacggggaggggggaggggggctgatTGGTGCAAATGAACAGTCAAAACACTAAGTCCCCACCCCGCACTGCCGCTTCACTCCACCATCCCCGGCAGTTCAtgacacatgcacgcacgcatgcacacacacgctcacatggATGCATGGACTGTCACACGTCACACACGTGTCTGTcccacatgtgcacacagtcAGAAACAGTCCGTCCTATGGCACGTACTCAATACTTAATATACttaatacaaacaaacagtatgAGATGCAGATGGCAGTGTTTAATTTAGTGTTtattagtctgtgtgtgtgctatgtATTGTGTCATGCatttctatctgtgtgtgtgcgtgtgtgttataTATACAGATGAGTCTGGTGCCAAGATGCaatttgttcacatttacaaGCTGAGATGATTGTCTCtcactttatttttcatcagaATATTACCATAACACTACACTTTAACACCTCAATACTGCATTCCCATACCTCTACTTGCATGGAAAACCcacggccacacacacacacacacacacacgcacgcacacacttccAGTACCTTCCATATCTCCTCCTCGCTCAGGGAGGTGAGGCGGTCGCTCTTCAGCACCTCCCGGAGGAGGCGGTAGGGCAGCTGCAGGGCCTCGTCCTGCCTGCTCTGGCTCAGCTCAGACAGATGCTCCACCAGGAAGCCCACCACGGCCTCCTCTAAGGCAGGGAGGTGGAACAGGTCGGCCACGCGGTACAGCTCCAGGTAGTTCACACTGCTCAGTTCCTGCGGGGtgaatacataaacatacaaatgAATGCACATAACAATATTTTCTCAGTAATTACAAACAGCAAAAGAAGACATcctttaaatattcatttacaGTAGGAGGTATATTTAGTCCAAAATTAACTTtagttatttatatataaatgaaccatttagtttttcttttatgctAGCCACCATTTCATAAGAATATGTCAccatatatgaatatataagacacaaatatacagtgtgaATTGATTAACTGTGGGTTGATTTCAATTTCATAATGAAATGACAACATTACAGATGCCAAATGTGGAGAccgacagacagaaaaaaagaaagaggagggggaggggggggggcagtaaaagaaaatgaggcCTGACTGGTGGAATAAGACTGCCATCTTCTGGCTGTCCTtaagcacatacagtacaaacacgCACCAGCTAGTACATACCCTTCTGCTACTGTTCAACCTGTAATAATGCAATACCGTCATGGATCAACCACTCAGGGTTTTTAAAGTAGATATTTTGCACTGAAATTCAGtacatttcacttttacaaGTCTActaatttacagaaaaaaagtatgaagtgtgtattttatttttgaaaaatctcTAAATCAGGATTTAAAACACGAGATGAAAGGTCTTAGTTAAATCTTAGAAGTATGATTAtattaataacaacagcaactcccacacatacataccAGTCAAAATGTGCCATTAGAATTATTTCAGATAAAGGACTTAATCAACAAGTGGACTGTTATCAGttattcaatattcaattaaCACAATTGTGCACATCAGTATCCATCATGTCGGAGGTGGAAGATCCGGCCCCGGCTGATATATCTGATTTTCAGATCAGCTGATGCAGTGTGTATTGGGAAATCAATGTCATCTGTGTGGCCTTTCCTTCCACTCTGCGCTCTGACCACGTGCCAAATAAAACAGTCAGCTGGCGTGTGTTCTGCAAACAAGGACGTCAGCAGGTAGAGTGATGATCACACTGAAAACTCAATGGCTTATTCAGGGGCTTGGTGTTTAGTTTAGAGCGAGGTATGGGCCCGACACGACAAACCAATGGAGATGAGGCTTTTGTAACCACCAGATGGCACATTTGAGCTAAGTTTACAATTGTGATGTAACTATAAAGAGTTGGATGGTAAAATACAGTCTCAAAAGATGACAGACTGGTGGCAGGGATTTGAGTTGCACAAGATTAAATAGTACATGTAattagtgcaatacatatatatatatatatatatatatatatatatatacatagctgctgtatatattttttacttttatttttcacttaaatattgtaaatgtgtatattttttattttctatttcttatttttatattttgtacatacttttatttctaaatgtatgctgctttctaatcttgaatggaccagtactgtaaaatttcccccagggatcaataaagtatttctgattctgattctgatacagtAGAGTATGTGCATT harbors:
- the klhl32 gene encoding kelch-like protein 32 isoform X4, with translation MPSEPSLSSREMLTGQRLCQSKSHQDSVLSALNQQRKDGLLCDVTLVAGEQKFHAHKAVLAACSDYFRELSSVNYLELYRVADLFHLPALEEAVVGFLVEHLSELSQSRQDEALQLPYRLLREVLKSDRLTSLSEEEIWKLVVLWLEHDCRYQYTEDLLQHVRYGLMDVPTLHHLARSHPLVQSSPTAAALVEEALDYHHATFAQPLRQSARTRPRFQSLTLYIVGGRKREVSRVRELRYFNPAAQEHVRVAGGSNWSELAPMPTGRSHHCVAVMGNFLFVVGGEVEHATGRTCAVRTACRYDPRGNCWTEIAPMKACREHFVLGALGQYLYAVGGRNELRQVLPSVERYCPKRNKWMFVQPFDRSLSCHAGCVADNLLWVSGGVTNTAQYQNRLMVYDPEQDQWLARSPMLQRRVYHVMAAVRRQLYVLGGNDLDYNNDRILVRHIDSYNMDLDQWTRCSFSLLTGQNESGVAVHDDRIYVVGGYSIWTNEPLACIQVLDLSAEGKEEVFYGPTLPFASNGIATCFLPAPYFTCPNLQTLQVPHHRIGAV
- the klhl32 gene encoding kelch-like protein 32 isoform X3, whose translation is MPSEPSLSSREMLTGQRLCQSKSHQDSVLSALNQQRKDGLLCDVTLVAGEQKFHAHKAVLAACSDYFRILLEPAVIQDVLSAGSHLQLLELLSLCSHYLIQELSSVNYLELYRVADLFHLPALEEAVVGFLVEHLSELSQSRQDEALQLPYRLLREVLKSDRLTSLSEEEIWKLVVLWLEHDCRYQYTEDLLQHVRYGLMDVPTLHHLARSHPLVQSSPTAAALVEEALDYHHATFAQPLRQSARTRPRFQSLTLYIVGGRKREVSRVRELRYFNPAAQEHVRVAGGSNWSELAPMPTGRSHHCVAVMGNFLFVVGGEVEHATGRTCAVRTACRYDPRGNCWTEIAPMKACREHFVLGALGQYLYAVGGRNELRQVLPSVERYCPKRNKWMFVQPFDRSLSCHAGCVADNLLWVSGGVTNTAQYQNRLMVYDPEQDQWLARSPMLQRRVYHVMAAVRRQLYVLGGNDLDYNNDRILVRHIDSYNMDLDQWTRCSFSLLTGQNESGVAVHDDRIYVVGGYSIWTNEPLACIQVLDLSAEGKEEVFYGPTLPFASNGIATCFLPAPYFTCPNLQTLQVPHHRIGAV
- the klhl32 gene encoding kelch-like protein 32 isoform X6; the protein is MPSEPSLSSREMLTGQRLCQSKSHQDSVLSALNQQRKDGLLCDVTLVAGEQKFHAHKAVLAACSDYFRAMFSLCMVESEADEVTLQGVTSVGLKHALDFAYTGQILLEPAVIQDVLSAGSHLQLLELLSLCSHYLIQELSSVNYLELYRVADLFHLPALEEAVVGFLVEHLSELSQSRQDEALQLPYRLLREVLKSDRLTSLSEEEIWKLVVLWLEHDCRYQYTEDLLQHVRYGLMDVPTLHHLARSHPLVQSSPTAAALVEEALDYHHATFAQPLRQSARTRPRFQSLTLYIVGGRKREVSRVRELRYFNPAAQEHVRVAGGSNWSELAPMPTGRSHHCVAVMGNFLFVVGGEVEHATGRTCAVRTACRYDPRGNCWTEIAPMKACREHFVLGALGQYLYAVGGRNELRQVLPSVERYCPKRNKWMFVQPFDRSLSCHAGCVADNLLWVSGGVTNTAQYQNRLMVYDPEQVLDLSAEGKEEVFYGPTLPFASNGIATCFLPAPYFTCPNLQTLQVPHHRIGAV
- the klhl32 gene encoding kelch-like protein 32 isoform X7 codes for the protein MPSEPSLSSREMLTGQRLCQSKSHQDSVLSALNQQRKDGLLCDVTLVAGEQKFHAHKAVLAACSDYFRAMFSLCMVESEADEVTLQGVTSVGLKHALDFAYTGQILLEPAVIQDVLSAGSHLQLLELLSLCSHYLIQLVVLWLEHDCRYQYTEDLLQHVRYGLMDVPTLHHLARSHPLVQSSPTAAALVEEALDYHHATFAQPLRQSARTRPRFQSLTLYIVGGRKREVSRVRELRYFNPAAQEHVRVAGGSNWSELAPMPTGRSHHCVAVMGNFLFVVGGEVEHATGRTCAVRTACRYDPRGNCWTEIAPMKACREHFVLGALGQYLYAVGGRNELRQVLPSVERYCPKRNKWMFVQPFDRSLSCHAGCVADNLLWVSGGVTNTAQYQNRLMVYDPEQVLDLSAEGKEEVFYGPTLPFASNGIATCFLPAPYFTCPNLQTLQVPHHRIGAV
- the klhl32 gene encoding kelch-like protein 32 isoform X2: MPSEPSLSREMLTGQRLCQSKSHQDSVLSALNQQRKDGLLCDVTLVAGEQKFHAHKAVLAACSDYFRAMFSLCMVESEADEVTLQGVTSVGLKHALDFAYTGQILLEPAVIQDVLSAGSHLQLLELLSLCSHYLIQELSSVNYLELYRVADLFHLPALEEAVVGFLVEHLSELSQSRQDEALQLPYRLLREVLKSDRLTSLSEEEIWKLVVLWLEHDCRYQYTEDLLQHVRYGLMDVPTLHHLARSHPLVQSSPTAAALVEEALDYHHATFAQPLRQSARTRPRFQSLTLYIVGGRKREVSRVRELRYFNPAAQEHVRVAGGSNWSELAPMPTGRSHHCVAVMGNFLFVVGGEVEHATGRTCAVRTACRYDPRGNCWTEIAPMKACREHFVLGALGQYLYAVGGRNELRQVLPSVERYCPKRNKWMFVQPFDRSLSCHAGCVADNLLWVSGGVTNTAQYQNRLMVYDPEQDQWLARSPMLQRRVYHVMAAVRRQLYVLGGNDLDYNNDRILVRHIDSYNMDLDQWTRCSFSLLTGQNESGVAVHDDRIYVVGGYSIWTNEPLACIQVLDLSAEGKEEVFYGPTLPFASNGIATCFLPAPYFTCPNLQTLQVPHHRIGAV
- the klhl32 gene encoding kelch-like protein 32 isoform X1, yielding MPSEPSLSSREMLTGQRLCQSKSHQDSVLSALNQQRKDGLLCDVTLVAGEQKFHAHKAVLAACSDYFRAMFSLCMVESEADEVTLQGVTSVGLKHALDFAYTGQILLEPAVIQDVLSAGSHLQLLELLSLCSHYLIQELSSVNYLELYRVADLFHLPALEEAVVGFLVEHLSELSQSRQDEALQLPYRLLREVLKSDRLTSLSEEEIWKLVVLWLEHDCRYQYTEDLLQHVRYGLMDVPTLHHLARSHPLVQSSPTAAALVEEALDYHHATFAQPLRQSARTRPRFQSLTLYIVGGRKREVSRVRELRYFNPAAQEHVRVAGGSNWSELAPMPTGRSHHCVAVMGNFLFVVGGEVEHATGRTCAVRTACRYDPRGNCWTEIAPMKACREHFVLGALGQYLYAVGGRNELRQVLPSVERYCPKRNKWMFVQPFDRSLSCHAGCVADNLLWVSGGVTNTAQYQNRLMVYDPEQDQWLARSPMLQRRVYHVMAAVRRQLYVLGGNDLDYNNDRILVRHIDSYNMDLDQWTRCSFSLLTGQNESGVAVHDDRIYVVGGYSIWTNEPLACIQVLDLSAEGKEEVFYGPTLPFASNGIATCFLPAPYFTCPNLQTLQVPHHRIGAV